The proteins below are encoded in one region of Rhizobacter sp.:
- a CDS encoding MarR family transcriptional regulator yields the protein MPRTPAPAEFYRPNEYTADESVGYLLRRILTSLKGETDKRLEPHGLTNAQWEPLFKLKKCQNATVAELAREMQTDPGATTRMLDRLEAKGLCKRARSTSDRRVVNVELTPEGEAAAEKVPPALAAVMNEHLAGFSKTEWQALVGYLRRMLANAESMRDGADK from the coding sequence ATGCCCCGCACGCCTGCCCCTGCCGAGTTCTACCGGCCCAACGAGTACACCGCCGACGAAAGCGTCGGCTACCTGTTGCGCCGCATCCTCACCTCGCTCAAGGGCGAGACCGACAAGCGCCTCGAGCCGCATGGCCTGACCAACGCGCAATGGGAGCCGCTCTTCAAGCTCAAGAAATGCCAGAACGCCACCGTGGCCGAGCTGGCCCGCGAGATGCAGACCGACCCTGGCGCCACCACCCGCATGCTCGACCGCCTCGAGGCGAAGGGCCTGTGCAAACGCGCGCGCTCGACCTCCGACCGGCGTGTGGTCAACGTCGAGCTCACCCCCGAAGGTGAGGCCGCGGCCGAGAAGGTGCCGCCCGCGCTGGCCGCGGTGATGAACGAGCACCTCGCCGGCTTTTCCAAGACCGAATGGCAGGCGCTCGTCGGCTACCTGCGCCGCATGCTGGCCAACGCCGAGTCGATGCGCGACGGGGCCGACAAGTAG
- a CDS encoding GFA family protein: MAAPYFGHCLCGAIRYRVNAEPLTYYACHCTDCQRRTGAAFGLSMLVKQEAIELLQGETVPYTATLPDGRIKAGRMCATCGTRLWGGPDGRPVRVVQPGTLEGPTGLVPIAHQWMSEAQPWVVLPEGTRRYEKSPADPMEMVQLWREAHPRES, translated from the coding sequence ATGGCAGCGCCCTACTTCGGCCACTGCCTCTGCGGCGCCATCCGCTACCGCGTGAACGCCGAGCCGCTCACGTACTACGCCTGTCACTGCACCGACTGCCAGCGCCGCACCGGCGCGGCCTTCGGCCTGTCGATGCTCGTGAAGCAGGAGGCCATCGAACTGCTGCAGGGCGAGACGGTGCCCTACACCGCCACGCTGCCCGACGGCCGCATCAAGGCCGGCCGCATGTGCGCGACCTGCGGCACGCGCCTGTGGGGCGGGCCCGATGGCCGACCCGTGCGCGTGGTGCAGCCCGGCACGCTCGAAGGCCCGACCGGCCTCGTGCCGATCGCCCACCAGTGGATGAGCGAAGCGCAGCCCTGGGTCGTGCTGCCTGAAGGCACGCGCCGCTACGAGAAGAGCCCGGCGGATCCGATGGAGATGGTCCAGCTGTGGCGAGAAGCCCACCCCCGTGAAAGCTGA
- a CDS encoding cupin domain-containing protein, whose amino-acid sequence MSDSHRPVALRAEDAPARTKPSNYPEPFASRMTGRLKKPLGDLFGLVNFGVNHTTLAPGAASALRHAHSKQDEFIYILQGHPTLHTDEGLTRLAPGMCAGFAHGTGNGHRLLNETTEDVVYLEIGDRTPGDQGSYPDDDLRAELVDGQWRFTHKDGTPYT is encoded by the coding sequence ATGAGCGACTCCCACCGCCCCGTGGCCCTGCGCGCCGAAGACGCCCCGGCCCGCACCAAACCCTCGAACTACCCCGAGCCCTTCGCCTCGCGCATGACGGGCCGGCTGAAGAAGCCGCTCGGCGATCTCTTCGGGCTCGTGAACTTCGGTGTCAACCACACCACGCTCGCGCCAGGCGCCGCCTCGGCCTTGCGGCATGCGCACAGCAAGCAAGACGAGTTCATCTACATCCTGCAAGGCCACCCCACGCTGCACACCGACGAAGGTCTCACCCGCCTCGCGCCCGGCATGTGCGCCGGCTTCGCGCACGGCACCGGCAACGGCCACCGCCTGCTCAACGAGACGACCGAAGACGTGGTCTACCTCGAGATCGGCGACCGCACGCCCGGCGACCAGGGCAGCTACCCCGACGACGACCTGCGCGCCGAACTCGTCGACGGCCAATGGCGCTTCACGCACAAGGACGGCACGCCTTACACCTGA
- a CDS encoding OmpA family protein translates to MNRKTASPLSRFSLVALASAAVTLAGCESMTPTQKGTAVGAGVGAAGGAVIGKAAGDRAGVGAVVGGAVGAIAGNIWSKRQEERKRQMEQATQGTGIDVTRTADNQLKLNVPNDVSFDVNSANIKPELRGVLDTFANSLRGDQSSVLTIVGHTDSTGSDAINNPLSLERARSVRDYLAARGVPASRIETAGRGEREPIADNSTEAGRARNRRVEMYLREPAQQG, encoded by the coding sequence ATGAATAGAAAAACCGCATCCCCTCTCTCTCGCTTCAGTCTCGTCGCCCTCGCCTCCGCCGCGGTGACGCTGGCCGGCTGCGAAAGCATGACCCCGACCCAGAAAGGCACCGCCGTCGGTGCCGGCGTGGGCGCCGCCGGTGGCGCCGTGATCGGCAAGGCCGCGGGTGACCGTGCCGGCGTGGGCGCCGTGGTGGGTGGCGCCGTGGGCGCCATCGCCGGCAACATCTGGTCGAAGCGGCAGGAAGAGCGCAAGCGCCAGATGGAGCAGGCCACGCAAGGCACCGGCATCGACGTGACCCGCACCGCCGACAACCAGCTGAAGCTCAACGTGCCGAACGACGTGTCGTTCGACGTCAACAGCGCCAACATCAAGCCCGAGTTGCGCGGTGTGCTCGACACCTTCGCCAACAGCCTGCGGGGCGACCAGAGCTCGGTGCTCACCATCGTCGGCCACACCGACAGCACCGGCTCCGACGCCATCAACAACCCGCTGTCGCTGGAGCGCGCTCGCAGCGTGCGCGACTACCTGGCCGCCCGCGGCGTGCCGGCCTCGCGCATCGAGACCGCCGGCCGCGGCGAGCGCGAGCCGATCGCCGACAACAGCACCGAAGCCGGCCGCGCCCGCAACCGCCGCGTCGAGATGTATTTGCGCGAACCTGCGCAGCAAGGGTGA
- the ggt gene encoding gamma-glutamyltransferase — translation MTVLRFVLSLAFAVVLPAVQAASVAPVAAENGMVVTAQHLATRVGVDVLKDGGNAIDAAVAVGYTLAVVYPAAGNLGGGGFMTIQLADGRKTFLDFREKAPLAAKPDMYLGPDGNIVKGLSTRGYLAAGVPGTVHGLEVALSKYGTMKRAALIDPAIRYAQRGFVLDQGDIDMLKTATDDFRKDAPSAAIFLNKGEPFDVGQTLVQKDLATTLKRIRDHGADGFYKGRTAAEMVAASQAGRGLFTQADFDQYTTREMAPIECDYRGYRVISAPPPSSGGVIVCEMLNILEGYPLKELGFRSAQAVHYQIEAMRHAYADRNAYLGDPDFVKNPVERLLDKTYAGKIRAAIDPAKAGVSQDIKPGVPPHEGSNTTHYSIVDKWGNAVSVTYTLNDWFGARVTAGKTGVLLNNEMDDFTAKVGVPNIYGLVQGETNKIEPGKRPLSSMSPTIVSKDGKPVMVVGTPGGSRIITVVLHTILNVVDYGMNIQEAVDAPRFHQQWLPEATNFERFAISPDTQKLLEGMGHKVGNPQPANHVAAILIGAPSLGGKPVGKNRYYGANDPRRNSGLAKGY, via the coding sequence ATGACCGTCTTGCGTTTCGTTCTGAGCCTTGCGTTCGCCGTTGTGTTGCCGGCGGTACAAGCCGCCTCGGTGGCGCCCGTGGCCGCCGAGAACGGCATGGTCGTCACCGCCCAGCACCTCGCCACGCGCGTGGGCGTCGACGTGCTGAAGGACGGGGGCAACGCGATCGATGCCGCGGTGGCCGTGGGCTACACACTCGCGGTCGTCTACCCCGCGGCCGGCAACCTGGGCGGCGGCGGCTTCATGACGATCCAGCTCGCCGACGGCCGCAAGACCTTTCTCGACTTCCGCGAGAAGGCACCACTCGCCGCCAAGCCCGACATGTACCTAGGCCCCGACGGCAACATCGTCAAAGGCCTGAGCACGCGCGGCTACCTCGCCGCCGGCGTGCCGGGCACGGTGCACGGACTGGAAGTCGCGCTCTCGAAATACGGCACGATGAAACGCGCCGCGCTGATCGACCCGGCGATCCGCTACGCCCAGCGCGGCTTCGTGCTCGACCAGGGCGACATCGACATGCTGAAGACCGCGACCGACGACTTCCGCAAGGACGCCCCCTCGGCCGCCATCTTCCTGAACAAGGGCGAGCCCTTCGACGTCGGCCAGACGCTGGTGCAGAAGGACCTGGCCACCACGCTCAAGCGCATCCGCGACCACGGTGCCGACGGCTTCTACAAGGGCCGTACCGCCGCCGAGATGGTCGCCGCAAGCCAGGCCGGACGAGGCCTCTTCACGCAGGCCGACTTCGACCAGTACACCACCCGCGAGATGGCGCCCATCGAGTGCGACTACCGCGGCTACCGTGTCATCTCGGCGCCCCCGCCGAGCTCGGGCGGCGTGATCGTGTGCGAGATGCTCAACATCCTGGAGGGCTACCCGCTCAAGGAGCTGGGCTTCCGCTCGGCGCAGGCGGTGCATTACCAGATCGAGGCGATGCGCCATGCGTATGCCGACCGCAACGCCTACCTCGGCGACCCCGATTTCGTGAAGAACCCGGTCGAGCGGCTGCTCGACAAGACCTACGCCGGGAAGATCCGCGCCGCCATCGACCCGGCCAAAGCCGGGGTGTCGCAAGACATCAAGCCTGGCGTGCCGCCGCACGAAGGCAGCAACACCACGCACTACTCCATCGTCGACAAGTGGGGCAACGCGGTCTCGGTGACCTACACGCTCAACGACTGGTTCGGCGCGCGCGTGACCGCCGGCAAGACCGGCGTGCTGCTCAACAACGAGATGGACGACTTCACCGCCAAGGTGGGCGTGCCCAACATCTACGGGCTGGTGCAGGGCGAGACCAACAAGATCGAGCCCGGCAAGCGGCCGCTGAGTTCGATGAGCCCGACCATCGTCTCGAAAGACGGCAAGCCGGTGATGGTGGTGGGCACGCCCGGCGGCAGCCGCATCATCACCGTGGTGCTGCACACCATCCTCAACGTGGTCGACTACGGCATGAACATCCAGGAGGCGGTGGACGCGCCGCGCTTCCACCAGCAGTGGCTGCCCGAGGCGACCAACTTCGAGCGCTTCGCGATCAGCCCCGACACGCAGAAGCTGCTCGAAGGCATGGGCCACAAGGTCGGCAACCCGCAGCCTGCCAACCATGTGGCGGCGATCCTGATCGGTGCGCCGTCGCTCGGCGGCAAGCCGGTGGGCAAGAACCGCTACTACGGCGCCAACGATCCGCGCCGCAACTCGGGCCTCGCAAAAGGCTACTGA
- a CDS encoding efflux transporter outer membrane subunit, protein MTPQDTLHTSPHAPPFTRTVAPVLTALAVALASALVLTLAGCASTQGIAPAAQKIDPATLGLPSAPTDAAPRVEAQWWRSFGDDTLSGLVDQALAGSPNLKVAQARLQRAQAGADVVRSADWPQLNAGFDAQRQHYTANGLVPPPIAGTMRETGTLQATASWEIDFFGRNRAALDAAVGAQRAAEADAQAARVLLASNVARSYLQLARLIEQREVAKASLQQRDSVLSLIRQRVDAGLDTKVELRQGEGALPETRAQLEALDEQITLTRHALAALTVQPPNALDALTPRLATLKAQPLPGAVPADLLGRRADISAARWRVEAATGDVKAARAQFYPNVNLTAFVGFSSIGLDRLLKSSSEQYGAGPAIRLPIFDAGRLRANLRGKSADLDAAVESYNATLVDAVRDVADQIASLQSITRQQAEQAAAREAAESAYDIAVQRYKAGLGTYLVVLNAESGVLAQRRAAADLQARALDTQVALIRSLGGGYADTSPVRTAAGH, encoded by the coding sequence ATGACACCGCAAGACACCCTCCACACCTCGCCACACGCGCCGCCTTTCACGCGCACCGTGGCGCCCGTGCTCACCGCACTCGCCGTGGCGCTCGCCTCGGCCCTGGTGCTCACGCTCGCTGGCTGTGCCAGCACGCAGGGCATCGCACCCGCTGCGCAGAAGATCGACCCGGCCACGCTCGGCCTGCCCAGTGCGCCGACCGATGCCGCGCCGCGCGTCGAGGCGCAGTGGTGGCGCAGCTTCGGCGACGACACGCTCTCCGGCCTCGTCGACCAGGCGCTCGCGGGCAGCCCCAACCTGAAGGTGGCGCAGGCGCGCCTCCAGCGCGCACAGGCCGGTGCCGACGTCGTGCGCTCGGCCGACTGGCCGCAGCTCAACGCTGGTTTCGATGCGCAGCGACAGCACTACACCGCCAACGGCCTGGTGCCACCGCCGATCGCCGGCACCATGCGCGAGACCGGCACGCTGCAGGCCACGGCCTCGTGGGAAATCGATTTCTTCGGCCGCAACCGCGCCGCGCTCGATGCCGCCGTGGGCGCGCAGCGCGCGGCCGAAGCCGATGCGCAGGCCGCGCGCGTGCTGCTCGCGAGCAACGTGGCGCGCAGCTACCTGCAGCTCGCCCGTCTCATCGAGCAGCGTGAAGTGGCCAAGGCCTCGCTGCAGCAGCGCGACAGCGTGCTCTCGCTGATCCGCCAGCGGGTCGACGCCGGCCTCGACACCAAGGTCGAGCTGCGCCAGGGCGAGGGCGCATTGCCCGAGACACGCGCACAGCTCGAAGCGCTCGACGAGCAGATCACGCTCACCCGCCACGCGCTGGCCGCGCTCACGGTGCAGCCGCCGAACGCACTCGATGCGCTCACGCCGCGCCTGGCCACGCTCAAGGCGCAGCCGCTGCCGGGCGCCGTGCCGGCCGACCTGCTGGGCCGCCGGGCCGACATCAGCGCCGCGCGCTGGCGTGTCGAAGCCGCCACCGGCGACGTGAAGGCAGCACGCGCGCAGTTCTATCCCAACGTCAACCTCACCGCCTTCGTCGGCTTCTCGAGCATCGGGCTCGATCGCTTGTTGAAGAGCAGCAGCGAGCAGTACGGAGCGGGCCCGGCGATCCGCCTGCCGATCTTCGACGCCGGCCGCCTGCGCGCCAACCTGCGTGGCAAGTCGGCCGACCTCGATGCGGCGGTCGAAAGCTACAACGCCACGCTCGTCGACGCCGTGCGCGACGTGGCCGACCAGATCGCCTCGCTGCAGTCCATCACCCGCCAGCAGGCCGAGCAGGCCGCGGCGCGCGAAGCCGCCGAGTCGGCCTACGACATCGCCGTGCAGCGCTACAAGGCCGGCCTCGGCACCTACCTCGTGGTGCTCAACGCCGAAAGCGGCGTGCTCGCCCAGCGCCGCGCGGCGGCCGACCTGCAGGCGCGTGCGCTCGACACGCAGGTGGCGCTGATCCGCTCGCTCGGTGGCGGTTATGCCGACACCTCGCCCGTGCGGACCGCCGCCGGCCACTGA
- a CDS encoding VOC family protein — protein sequence MSKRPFKVLGIQQVAIGGPSKERLRTLWVDTLGLEVTGKFVSERENVDEDICAMGQGAFKVEVDLMQPLDPEKKPAVHTTPLNHIGLWIDDLPKAVEWLTAKGVRFAPGGIRKGAAGYDICFLHPKANEEFPIAGEGVLIELVQAPPDVIAALQ from the coding sequence ATGAGCAAGCGACCCTTCAAGGTGCTGGGGATCCAGCAGGTGGCCATCGGCGGCCCGAGCAAGGAGCGCCTGCGCACGCTCTGGGTTGACACGCTGGGGCTCGAGGTCACGGGCAAGTTCGTGAGCGAGCGCGAGAACGTCGACGAAGACATCTGTGCGATGGGCCAGGGCGCGTTCAAGGTCGAGGTCGACTTGATGCAGCCGCTCGACCCCGAGAAAAAGCCTGCGGTGCACACCACGCCGCTCAACCACATCGGTCTGTGGATCGACGACCTGCCCAAGGCGGTGGAGTGGCTCACCGCCAAAGGCGTGCGGTTTGCGCCGGGCGGCATCCGCAAGGGGGCTGCGGGCTACGACATCTGCTTCCTGCACCCGAAGGCGAACGAGGAGTTTCCGATTGCGGGCGAAGGTGTGCTGATCGAGCTGGTGCAGGCGCCGCCCGACGTGATCGCCGCGCTTCAGTAG
- a CDS encoding thymidylate synthase has product MRHVHEHGVFKADRTGTGTKSVFGHQMRFDLSEGFPLVTTKKIFTKAVILELLWFLRGDSNAKWLQERGVTIWDEWAAPNGDLGPVYGVQWRSWPTPDGGHIDQIAEVVNALKTNPDSRRIIVSAWNVAELSKMALMPCHAFFQFYVANGKLSCQLYQRSADIFLGVPFNIASYALLTHMLAQQCNLEVGDFIWTGGDCHIYSNHTEQVALQLSRKPYPYPTLRIKRKPESIFDYQYEDFEFVDYQHHETIKAPVAV; this is encoded by the coding sequence ATGCGGCACGTGCACGAGCACGGCGTCTTCAAGGCCGACCGCACCGGCACCGGCACCAAGAGCGTGTTCGGCCACCAGATGCGCTTCGACCTGAGCGAAGGCTTCCCGCTCGTCACCACCAAGAAGATCTTCACCAAGGCGGTGATCCTGGAGCTGCTGTGGTTCCTGCGCGGCGACAGCAACGCCAAGTGGCTGCAGGAGCGCGGCGTGACCATCTGGGACGAATGGGCCGCCCCCAACGGCGACCTCGGCCCGGTCTACGGCGTGCAATGGCGCTCGTGGCCCACGCCCGACGGCGGCCACATCGACCAGATCGCCGAAGTCGTCAACGCGCTCAAGACCAACCCCGACTCGCGCCGCATCATCGTGAGCGCCTGGAACGTGGCCGAGCTCTCGAAGATGGCGCTGATGCCCTGCCATGCGTTCTTCCAGTTCTACGTGGCCAACGGCAAACTGAGCTGCCAGCTCTACCAGCGCTCGGCTGACATCTTCCTCGGCGTGCCGTTCAACATCGCAAGCTACGCGCTGCTCACCCACATGCTGGCGCAGCAGTGCAACCTCGAAGTCGGCGACTTCATCTGGACCGGCGGCGACTGCCACATCTACAGCAACCACACCGAGCAGGTGGCGCTGCAGCTCTCGCGCAAGCCCTACCCGTACCCCACGCTTCGCATCAAGCGCAAGCCCGAGTCGATCTTCGACTACCAGTACGAAGACTTCGAGTTCGTGGACTACCAGCACCACGAGACGATCAAGGCGCCGGTCGCCGTGTGA
- a CDS encoding ATP-binding cassette domain-containing protein, which yields MPDATPARAAPRNVRSLSGLGPFLRPYRFHIALAVLFLVLAAVTTLVLPLALKSLIDQGLVAADPGERVMALREHFFALFAVGAALGIFSAARFYAVTWLGERVTADLRNAVYAHVVKQSPEFFETTQTGEVLSRLTTDTTLVQTVVGSSLSMGLRNAVMGLGALLMLVITNPYVMSQVLGILVLVVLPSLYAGRRVRKLSRASQDRVADSAAIAAEVLNAVPVVQSYTQEAREAQRFDSSTESAFRTAIKRTRVRSLLVAFIISATFGALLWGLYQGTQAVMRGAITPGHLGQTVVYVIILVGSVAVLSEVYGDMLRAAGATERLMELLAASSPIQSPPKPTALPPTAAGSSVELRDVSFHYPSRPTQASLAQVSLSVKPGETVALVGPSGAGKSTVFQLLLRFYDASQGEVRIDGVPVREIALDVLRQRIGIVPQDSVIFSANAMENIRYGKPDASDEEVKAAARAAFADEFIRQLPEGYDTFLGERGVRLSGGQRQRISIARAMLKNPPLLLLDEATSALDAESERMVQAALESAMQGRTTLVIAHRLATIQRADRIVVMEHGRIVETGTHASLIASNGLYARLAALQFQQ from the coding sequence ATGCCTGACGCCACCCCCGCACGCGCCGCACCGCGCAACGTCCGCTCCCTGAGCGGCCTGGGCCCCTTCCTGCGCCCCTACCGTTTTCACATCGCACTCGCCGTGCTGTTCCTCGTGCTGGCCGCCGTGACCACGCTGGTGCTGCCGCTCGCGCTCAAGTCACTCATCGACCAGGGTCTCGTCGCAGCCGATCCTGGCGAGCGGGTGATGGCCTTGCGCGAGCACTTCTTCGCCCTCTTCGCCGTGGGTGCCGCGCTCGGCATCTTCTCGGCCGCGCGTTTCTATGCGGTGACCTGGCTCGGCGAGCGTGTGACGGCCGACCTGCGCAACGCCGTCTACGCGCATGTGGTGAAGCAGAGCCCCGAGTTCTTCGAGACCACGCAGACGGGCGAGGTGCTGTCGCGCCTGACCACCGACACCACGCTCGTGCAGACGGTCGTCGGCTCCAGCCTCTCGATGGGCCTGCGCAATGCGGTGATGGGCCTCGGCGCGCTGCTGATGCTCGTCATCACCAACCCGTATGTGATGTCGCAGGTGCTGGGCATCCTGGTGCTGGTGGTGCTGCCCTCGCTCTACGCCGGCCGGCGTGTGCGCAAGTTGAGCCGCGCGAGCCAGGACCGCGTGGCCGACTCGGCCGCCATCGCCGCCGAGGTGCTCAACGCCGTGCCGGTGGTGCAGAGCTACACGCAGGAAGCCCGCGAGGCGCAGCGTTTCGACAGCTCCACGGAGAGCGCCTTCCGCACCGCCATCAAGCGCACCCGCGTGCGCTCGCTGCTCGTCGCCTTCATCATCAGCGCCACCTTCGGCGCGCTGCTGTGGGGCCTGTACCAGGGCACGCAGGCGGTGATGCGCGGCGCGATCACCCCGGGGCACCTGGGGCAGACGGTGGTGTACGTGATCATCCTCGTGGGCAGCGTGGCGGTGCTGTCCGAGGTGTATGGCGACATGCTGCGCGCAGCCGGCGCCACCGAGCGCCTGATGGAGCTGCTGGCGGCCAGCTCGCCGATCCAATCGCCACCCAAGCCGACGGCGCTGCCACCCACGGCGGCGGGCTCGTCGGTGGAGCTGCGCGACGTCAGCTTCCACTACCCCTCGCGGCCCACGCAGGCCTCGCTCGCGCAGGTGTCGCTCAGCGTGAAGCCGGGCGAGACGGTGGCGCTCGTGGGCCCGAGCGGTGCGGGCAAGAGCACCGTGTTCCAGCTGCTGCTGCGCTTCTACGACGCGAGCCAGGGCGAGGTGCGCATCGACGGCGTGCCGGTGCGCGAGATCGCGCTCGACGTGCTGCGCCAGCGCATCGGCATCGTGCCGCAAGACAGTGTGATCTTCTCGGCCAACGCGATGGAGAACATCCGCTACGGCAAACCCGACGCGAGCGACGAGGAGGTGAAGGCCGCCGCCCGCGCGGCGTTTGCCGACGAGTTCATCCGCCAGCTGCCCGAGGGCTATGACACCTTCCTCGGCGAGCGCGGCGTGCGCCTCTCGGGCGGCCAGCGCCAGCGCATCAGCATCGCCCGCGCGATGCTGAAGAACCCGCCGCTGCTGCTGCTAGACGAAGCCACCAGCGCGCTCGACGCGGAAAGCGAGCGCATGGTGCAGGCCGCGCTCGAGTCTGCGATGCAGGGCCGCACCACGCTCGTCATCGCCCACCGGCTCGCCACCATCCAGCGGGCCGACCGCATCGTGGTGATGGAGCACGGCCGCATCGTCGAGACCGGCACGCATGCGAGCCTGATTGCCAGCAACGGGCTGTACGCGCGGCTTGCGGCACTGCAATTTCAGCAATGA
- the accC gene encoding acetyl-CoA carboxylase biotin carboxylase subunit has protein sequence MFTKILIANRGEIACRVVKTAKKMGIKTVAVYSDADRDARHVELADEAVHIGAPPSRESYLVMDKIIAACKQTGAQAVHPGYGFLSENEEFARRVEEEGIVFIGPKHASIAAMGDKIASKKLAAEARVNTIPGHNAAISGAKEAVEIAKKIGYPVMIKASAGGGGKGLRVAYSDKEAFEGFTACQNEARNSFGDDRVFIEKFVEEPRHIEIQVLGDAHGNTVYLWERECSIQRRHQKVIEEAPSPFLDDATRKAMGEQAVALAKAVNYQSAGTVEFVVGKDKSFYFLEMNTRLQVEHPVTECITGLDLVELMIRVAAGEKLPFKQEEIQRNGWAMECRINAEDPFRNFLPSTGRLVKYAPPKEENGVRVDTGVYEGGEIPMYYDSMIAKLIVHGKDRLEAIRKMREALNGFAIRGINSNIPFQAALLAHPDFVGGNFNTGFIAEHYGKGFTAEAVPHDEPMFLRALAAVANRKHLERASRISGQLPGHEMEIGVDFVVVTDLGGGKTEQVPVKVEKQGGGFEVTMGGKTSRINFVTPLRDIVIRGTLDGEPFCAQIERMGLAYRVSHNGTQIEAKVLTPRAAELNALMPFKAPPDLSKFLLSPMPGLLVDVAVTKGQKVMAGEKLAVIEAMKMENILTATQDCVVAEVAATKGESLAVDQVILKFE, from the coding sequence ATGTTCACAAAAATTCTCATCGCCAACCGTGGCGAAATCGCCTGCCGCGTCGTCAAGACCGCGAAGAAGATGGGCATCAAGACGGTCGCCGTCTATTCCGACGCCGACCGCGACGCCCGCCACGTGGAGCTGGCCGACGAGGCCGTGCACATCGGTGCGCCGCCCTCGCGCGAGTCCTACCTCGTGATGGACAAGATCATCGCGGCCTGCAAGCAAACGGGCGCGCAAGCGGTGCACCCGGGCTACGGCTTCCTGAGCGAGAACGAGGAGTTCGCGCGCCGCGTGGAAGAAGAGGGCATCGTCTTCATCGGCCCGAAGCACGCCTCCATCGCCGCGATGGGCGACAAGATCGCGTCGAAGAAGCTCGCAGCCGAGGCGCGCGTCAACACCATTCCGGGCCACAACGCGGCCATCTCGGGTGCGAAGGAGGCGGTCGAGATCGCCAAGAAGATCGGCTACCCGGTGATGATCAAGGCGAGTGCCGGCGGTGGCGGCAAGGGCCTGCGCGTGGCCTACTCCGACAAGGAGGCCTTCGAAGGTTTCACCGCCTGCCAGAACGAAGCCCGCAACAGCTTCGGCGACGACCGTGTGTTCATCGAGAAGTTTGTCGAGGAGCCGCGCCACATCGAGATCCAGGTGCTGGGCGATGCGCACGGCAACACCGTCTACCTGTGGGAGCGCGAGTGCTCCATCCAGCGCCGCCACCAGAAGGTGATCGAAGAGGCGCCCAGCCCCTTCCTTGACGACGCCACTCGCAAGGCGATGGGCGAGCAGGCGGTGGCGCTTGCCAAGGCGGTGAACTACCAGTCGGCTGGCACGGTGGAGTTCGTCGTCGGCAAGGACAAGAGCTTCTACTTCCTCGAGATGAACACCCGCCTGCAGGTGGAGCACCCGGTCACCGAGTGCATCACCGGGCTCGACCTCGTGGAGCTGATGATCCGCGTGGCGGCCGGCGAGAAGTTGCCCTTCAAGCAGGAGGAGATCCAGCGCAACGGCTGGGCGATGGAGTGCCGCATCAACGCGGAAGACCCGTTCCGCAACTTCCTGCCGTCGACCGGCCGGCTGGTGAAGTACGCACCGCCGAAGGAAGAGAACGGCGTGCGCGTGGACACGGGCGTCTACGAGGGCGGCGAGATCCCGATGTACTACGACTCGATGATCGCCAAGCTCATCGTGCACGGGAAGGACCGGCTGGAAGCCATCCGCAAGATGCGCGAAGCGCTCAACGGCTTCGCCATTCGCGGCATCAACTCCAACATCCCTTTCCAGGCGGCACTGCTGGCGCACCCGGATTTCGTGGGCGGCAACTTCAACACCGGCTTCATCGCCGAGCACTACGGCAAGGGCTTCACCGCCGAGGCCGTGCCGCACGACGAGCCGATGTTCCTGCGGGCGCTCGCGGCTGTGGCCAACCGCAAGCACCTCGAGCGTGCGAGCCGCATCAGCGGGCAGCTGCCGGGGCACGAGATGGAGATCGGCGTCGACTTCGTGGTGGTCACCGATCTCGGGGGCGGCAAGACCGAGCAGGTGCCGGTGAAGGTGGAGAAGCAGGGCGGCGGCTTCGAAGTCACGATGGGCGGCAAGACGAGCCGCATCAACTTCGTGACCCCGCTGCGCGACATCGTGATCCGCGGCACGCTCGACGGTGAGCCCTTCTGCGCGCAGATCGAGCGCATGGGCCTGGCGTATCGCGTGTCGCACAACGGCACCCAGATCGAGGCCAAGGTGCTCACGCCGCGTGCGGCCGAGCTGAATGCGCTGATGCCGTTCAAGGCGCCGCCCGACCTGTCGAAGTTCCTGCTGTCGCCCATGCCCGGCCTGCTGGTCGACGTGGCCGTGACCAAGGGGCAGAAGGTGATGGCCGGCGAGAAGTTGGCGGTCATCGAGGCGATGAAGATGGAGAACATCCTCACCGCCACGCAGGATTGCGTGGTGGCCGAAGTGGCGGCAACCAAGGGCGAGAGCCTGGCCGTCGATCAAGTCATCCTCAAATTCGAGTGA